One window of Nymphaea colorata isolate Beijing-Zhang1983 chromosome 1, ASM883128v2, whole genome shotgun sequence genomic DNA carries:
- the LOC116255644 gene encoding protein SPIRRIG-like isoform X1: MKWVSLLRDIKEKVGFSQPPASSPTATAAAGEDDASPRDGLSSPIASENREKYELELDFKRNWELFRSSSLEKEKEDALNVAVDIFCRLLKWKTDVSQVINILSEPYIFSFVIARTFVADIEKLKSLSKSKCLHISSILGFFTNSIKESINPGLNLLYAIQALVSGPLDKQPLLDSGILCCLIHILNALLSPDNENNQAQAAVSEASILQEKPQNNSVTEAHQLEVEEIMMHVMKVLANQPSAALSLVEDNSLQLLFQMVANGSLTVFSRFRLGFTSFRSIQLHRHAMQILHLLLANDNGSTANYIRKHHLIKILLMAVKDFNPETGDSTSTMGIIVILLECVELSYRPEAGGIKLREDIHNAHGYQFLVQFALILSSSLKVNLVDSKSASMNSNNSGGSHASGMIEQTFSASPLQSQILPSLSWLLDLMVNLAQTGPVEITSVGDIAPKSSNSKIPGHQRQFSLEKIKDRRERGSNQVKDLEAVQMLQDIFLKAEDVYLQAEVLDRMLKIFSSHVDNYKICQQLRVIPLFVLNMAEFPALLQEKILKILEYAVTVVNYVPEQELLSLCCLLQQPIETELKHSILSFFVKLLSFDQQYKNVLREVGLLELLLDDIKQHKYLCGVEHQNANFSVEQSVPFSRSLTIRKDDSDAILSSPRIGGPASGKFRVFEDEGTITVAWDCLIALLKKSEANQSTFRMSSGVTLILPFLTSDTQRSGVLRLLSCLIMEDVQQAHAEELGSLIEILKSGIVTSISGFQYKLNDDAKCDILAATWRVLGVNQSAQRVFGEATGFSLLLTMFPSLQSGAEDDDGQSPLTIHMKLFCFLLRVITAGVCNNAINRISLHAIISSQTFSDLLNESGLICVDYEREVIQLLLELALEIVLPPSFIVTMQQEESVPIPKIIELGDSGYLISSSSGNDRLDKDRVYNAGAVVVLIRSLLLFTPKLQLELLNFIEKLAHGASFNQENLTFIGCVELLLETIHPFLAGSSPLLLHALRVVQVLGAYRLSSAELQILLRYILQLKLINSGHVLIGVMKKLVNMEEVTSENVSLSPFLEMDMSKMGHASIQVSLGERTWPPALGYSFICWFWFSKFMNNTEKQGWQSNISTKMATSGGKNIGKQAFRIFSVGNVEDANTFYTQLYLQDDGVFILSMGNSSSVLFPSVELQENRWHHLAVVYSKPNALAGLFQAGVAYLYLNGKLRQAKKLGYSPSPVGKPLQVTIGTPISHAKVTELCWRMRSCYFYEEVITPGAVFFMYLLGRKYQGLFQDTNLLQFVPNEACGGDNMAILDSLDSELSVTSNIQRPDGDSKQERLGQQERLGAHGSRMVWDLESLRNLSLELSGKKLIFAFDGTSGSFRTSGMLATLNLVDPTSAAASSIGGIPRFGRLHGDIFIGSPCVIGDSIRAVGGMTIILAVVEAAETRDMLHMALSLLASALHKNPKNVHDMRACRGYHLLALFLYRRMALLDLQLLNILFQIAACEASFCGTWKLQQNEGMSNISQASMVTYDHGTMARSPDEFLAFGFLGDLEGFMEEKDLVNCISEVESAGLKQQNLNCMVLSNVDMVEHVLLDWTLWATATIPIQIALLRFLEHLVLMNWYRIHNLAILRQINLVKYLLITMQRDDIEVTVLEKLVVLLRSILGDGFIGSELELVVRFVIMSFGPPELAEDHQVRREPMGNHIIVRNMLLEMLIDLQVAIKSEEVLEQWHRIVSSKLITFFLDEAIHPTSMRWVMILLGVCLTSSSFSLKFHISGGFQGLTGILPSFYDSPEVYYILFCLVFGKDVYPRLPEVRMLDFHALIPRCLSQNELKFVDLLESVVAMAKTTFDKLSLEATVACEAGVHSPVSASLTAELAEETKHIGVELQGEALMHKTYAARLMGGTAEAPAAAASILRFMVDLAKMCHQFSAICQRADFLKCCVDLYFSCVRAACAVKAAKKMNQQTPGDRNLNDADDTHSLQPASCCLSNQQELPSRTTTSTGSFPQVQISSISEDLSGIQNIISEDCRNQRGTFDLISGQAYLAHAVGSQELGIQQNEEMHSSLQQTDSSSFASSLVLDAPALSRKSNWKVGRAKLAPSTIVALTSWLGSGHSSSKAQVASNPSTCFSLSWHEMESSHDLKSTFQGSLVTNMPFTINSQLLLEMDDAGSEGGPCVASASAVLDFIAEVFADMVTGQSKAAQVIEGVLETIPLYIDMESAIVFQGLCLSRLMNFMERRLLCDDAGTEKGLDKNCWSINLDTISGMIVDRVYMGAFPRPSGVLKTLEFLLSMLQFSNKNRCIQEAIYTGKGQLPLTRGSEQLELYIYSLLKNTNRMIMYCFLPSFLSTIGENDLLSRIGFQVEQRKSVLTNMTEKNTSEIDICTILQLLIAHQRLVICPANLDTDVTSCLTINLICLLRDQRQNVQKMAEDLLKYLLVHRRAALEELLVSKATHGQYLDVLHGGLDRLLTGSSLAFYDWLQASEQIVNKVLKQCAAIMWAQFVAGSAKFPGVRIKGIEMRRKREMVRRLQEVSKCELKHFEQLNERRNELGLVREGMSTELRVLQLDKYGSILHAESEWQGQLEQLVHERGICPIERFINEPQWQLCPIEGPYRMRKKLERCKLRIGSIESILNRLRDLEGDEKDVDHPLDTGTDLGSNFPLLSGSSKKKYFDGIEYHDSFFEETEESNEDPFSAHIGSDDDNPSSKTEPSVSSALEVEVKSSSFSTQSGENPKVRSDLSSLEQSTSISVDKSKDVANKLEKKIYDNGEHLVRPFLEPFENVRFCYNCERVIGLDKHDGIFLVGDLCLYVIENFYIDDAGRICEKESEDKLSVIDQALGVTRDTTGSLDLETSFSVSWDMRVKTLVGGRAWAYAGGAWGKEKIYNSGDLSHPRRMWKLDDVHDILKRDYQLRPVAVEIFSMDGCNDLLVFHKKEREEVFKNLMAMDLLKNSMLSTTIISGSLKQDNIEQSRLFRIMAQSFSKRWQNGEISNFQYLMHLNTLAGRGYNDLTQYPVFPWVLADYESDTLDLSDPKIYRKLDKPMGCQTAEGEEEFRKRYENWDDPDVPKFHYGSHYSTAAIVLFYLLRLPPFSIENQKLQGGQFDRADRLFSSIKDTWLSASTKGNTSDVKELIPEFFYMPEFLENRFNLKLGEKQSGEKVGDVLLPPWAKGSAREFVRKHREALESDYVSENLHHWIDLIFGHKQRGEAAEESVNVFYHYTYEGSVDIDAVSDPAIKSSILAQINHFGQTPRQLFLKPHGKRRCKWKLPVRMLQHCNHLIPHEVHKAAFPITQIVTFYEKILVVGINNLLEPLSYSTYIAWGYPDRSLRFISYDQGRLLSTHENLHGGNQLWCAGVSHDGQVLVTGGDDGIVSVWQIVRDGNHGQRQLQLKKTLCAHTAKITCLFVSQPYTLIVSGSEDCTVLLWDLNGLLFVKQLPEFPAPVSAVYVNDLTGEIVTAAGILLAVWSINGDCLAVVNTSQLPSDLIMSLTGSVFSDWLEANWFISGHQSGAIKVWRMVYFSDEMKASSEASGKSVSSNRIMEGNLELGVKSAEYRLMLYKVLKAHKDPVLALHLTSDLKQLLSGDSGGNLLSWTLPDESVRSSSNQHREG; encoded by the exons ATGAAATGGGTATCGTTGCTTAGGGACATCAAGGAGAAGGTCGGGTTCTCGCAGCCCCCCGCGTCCTCGCccaccgccaccgccgccgctggaGAGGACGACGCGTCTCCGCGGGATGGCTTGTCCTCGCCCATTGCAAG tgaaaatagagaaaaatatgaGCTGGAGTTGGACTTCAAAAGAAATTGGGAGTTATTTCGATCCTCCAGCTTGGAAAAG GAGAAGGAAGATGCCCTTAATGTAGCTGTTGATATCTTCTGCAGACTGCTGAAATGGAAGACAGATGTATCGCAAGTGATCAACAT ATTGTCTGAACCATATATATTCTCCTTTGTCATCGCAAGGACATTTGTTGCAGATATTGAAAAGCTGAAGAGTCTAAGCAAGTCAAAGTGCTTGCATATTTCTAGTATATTGGGTTTTTTTACCAATTCCATCAAG GAAAGCATTAACCCTGGACTAAATCTATTGTATGCAATTCAGGCTTTGGTTTCTGGG CCTCTTGATAAGCAGCCTCTTTTGGATTCTGGAATTCTTTGCTGTCTGATTCATATTCTTAACGCTCTTCTCAGTCCTGATAATGAAAATAATCAAGCACAAGCGGCTGTCTCAGAAGCATCAATATTACAGGAGAAACCACAGAATAACAGTGTTACAGAAGCTCACCAACTTGAG GTTGAAGAGATCATGATGCATGTCATGAAAGTGTTGGCAAACCAACCTTCAGCTGCACTGAGTTTGGTGGAGGATAATTCATTGCAGCTTCTGTTTCAGATGGTGGCAAATGGCTCTTTAACTGTCTTTTCACGTTTCAGATTGGGATTCACTTCTTTTCGTTCCATTCAGCTTCATCGACATGCTATGCAG ATACTTCATCTACTTCTGGCTAATGACAATGGGAGTACTGCAAACTATATCCGCAAGCATCAtctg ATAAAAATACTCCTCATGGCTGTGAAAGATTTTAATCCTGAGACTGGTGATTCTACATCTACAATGGGGATAATTGTTATACTTCTCGAGTGTGTGGAGTTGTCATATAGGCCAG AAGCTGGAGGGATTAAGCTCAGGGAGGATATACACAATGCACATGGCTATCAGTTTCTTGTACAGTTTGCTTTGATATTGTCTTCATCACTGAAAGTTAATTTAGTTGATAGCAAGTCTGCTTCCATGAACAGCAACAATTCAGGTGGTTCACATGCATCTGGCATGATAGAGCAAACTTTTTCTGCCAGTCCTTTACAGTCCCAAATTTTACCTTCACTGTCCTGGTTGCTTGATCTCATGGTAAATCTAGCACAGACAGGGCCAGTTGAAATTACTTCAGTTGGAGACATAGCTCCCAAATCATCCAATAGCAAGATTCCTGGTCATCAGAGACAATTTTCTTTGGAGAAAATTAAAGAtagaagggagagagggagtaACCAAGTGAAAGATTTGGAAGCTGTCCAGATGTTACAAGATATTTTTCTCAAGGCTGAGGATGTATATTTGCAGGCCGAGGTACTAGATAGGATGCTTAAGATATTTTCCAGTCATGTTGATAACTACAAGATATGTCAGCAGTTGCGTGTGATCCCTCTTTTTGTCCTGAACATGGCAGAGTTTCCTgctcttttgcaagaaaagataTTGAAGATTTTAGAATATGCTGTGACTGTAGTTAATTATGTCCCTGAACAGGagcttctttctctttgttgtttGTTGCAACAGCCAATAGAAACGGAACTTAAGCAttctattctttctttttttgtaaagcTCTTGTCCTTTGATCAGCAGTACAAGAATGTGCTTAGAGAAGTTGGTCTGTTGGAGCTTTTATTGGATGATATCAAGCAGCATAAGTACCTCTGTGGTGTAGAGcatcaaaatgcaaattttagTGTTGAACAGAGTGTGCCCTTTTCAAGGAGTCTCACAATACGGAAAGATGACAGTGATGCAATCCTTTCTTCACCTAGGATAGGAGGACCTGCTTCAGGGAAATTTCGAGTCTTTGAAGATGAAGGTACTATCACTGTTGCATGGGACTGTCTCATTGCTTTATTAAAGAAATCGGAAGCAAATCAGTCAACATTTAGAATGTCCAGTGGTGTTACTCTTATTTTACCCTTCCTGACTAGTGATACTCAAAGAAGTGGGGTTCTCCGGTTGCTTTCATGTTTGATCATGGAAGATGTTCAACAG GCTCATGCAGAAGAGCTAGGCTCACTCATTGAGATCCTCAAAAGTGGTATCGTTACAAGCATATCGGGATTTCAGTATAAACTGAATGATGATGCAAAATGTGACATTTTGGCAGCTACTTGGCGTGTTTTGGGAGTTAACCAGTCTGCACAGAGGGTTTTTGGGGAAGCCACTGGATTTTCGCTTCTACTTACAATGTTCCCTAGTCTTCAAAGTGGAGCAGAGGATGATGATGGTCAATCTCCCTTGACCATTCAcatgaaattattttgttttttgctacGTGTTATAACAGCTGGAGTATGCAATAATGCCATCAATCGTATCAGCTTGCATGCAATCATATCATCTCAGACATTTTCTGATCTTTTAAATGAATCTGGTTTGATTTGTGTTGATTATGAAAGAGAAGTTATCCAGTTGTTGCTGGAGCTTGCCCTTGAAATTGTGCTGCCACCTTCCTTTATCGTTACTATGCAGCAGGAGGAAAGTGTTCCAATTccaaaaattattgaacttggGGACTCAGGTTATCTGATTAGTTCATCCTCTGGGAATGACAGACTTGATAAAGACCGAGTATATAATGCAGGTGCTGTAGTAGTACTGATCCGTTCACTATTGCTTTTTACTCCAAAGCTGCAGCTTGAGTTGTTGAACTTTATAGAAAAACTTGCTCATGGTGCTTCCTTCAATCAAGAAAATCTGACGTTCATTG GTTGTGTGGAGCTGCTTTTGGAGACAATACATCCATTTCTTGCGGGTTCATCTCCATTACTATTACATGCTCTCAGAGTTGTGCAGGTACTTGGTGCATACAG ATTGTCTTCAGCTGAGCTTCAAATTCTACTTAGATACATCCTGCAACTAAAGCTGATAAATTCCGGCCACGTTCTCATTGGTGTGATGAAAAAGTTGGTCAATATGGAGGAAGTTACTTCAGAAAATGTTTCGTTATCACCTTTTCTGGAGATGGATATGAGCAAGATGGGACATGCATCCATACAAGTATCCCTAGGCGAAAGAACATGGCCACCTGCTTTAGGATATTCATTTATCTGTTGGTTTTGGTTTAGTAAATTCATGAATAATACCGAGAAACAGGGGTGGCAATCAAACATTAGCACCAAAATGGCCACCTCTGGTGGCAAGAACATTGGCAAACAGGCATTCCGGATCTTTTCTGTTGGAAATGTTGAAGATGCTAATACATTTTACACTCAACTCTACCTTCAGGATGATGGTGTTTTCATCCTTTCAATGGGAAACTCTTCTTCTGTGTTATTTCCCAGTGTCGAGCTTCAAGAGAATAGATGGCATCATCTTGCTGTTGTCTATAGCAAACCAAATGCCCTAGCTGGACTTTTCCAAGCCGGTGTAGCTTATCTTTATCTGAATGGAAAGCTGAGACAGGCAAAGAAGTTGGGGTATTCTCCATCACCCGTGGGAAAACCATTGCAGGTAACAATTGGAACTCCCATTTCTCATGCTAAAGTTACTGAATTATGCTGGAGAATGCGGAGCTGTTATTTCTATGAGGAGGTAATTACCCCAGGTGCTGTCTTCTTCATGTACCTTCTTGGAAGAAAATACCAAGGACTTTTCCAAGACACAAATCTATTGCAGTTTGTACCAAATGAGGCTTGTGGTGGAGACAATATGGCTATACTAGATTCATTAGACTCAGAGTTGTCTGTGACGTCCAACATCCAAAGGCCTGATGGAGATAGCAAGCAGGAAAGGCTTGGGCAGCAGGAAAGGCTTGGGGCACATGGAAGTAGGATGGTCTGGGACTTGGAAAGTCTACGTAACCTTTCATTGGAGCTATCTGGAAAGAAACTTATATTTGCATTTGATGGAACATCTGGGTCCTTCCGAACATCTGGTATGCTGGCTACACTTAATCTAGTTGATCCTACATCTGCCGCTGCGTCGTCAATTGGTG GAATTCCACGGTTTGGTCGTCTTCATGGTGATATCTTTATTGGCAGCCCATGTGTCATTGGGGATAGCATTCGTGCAGTTGGTGGTATGACCATCATACTGGCTGTAGTTGAAGCTGCTGAGACTAGGGACATGCTGCATATGGCGCTGTCTTTGCTTGCATCTGCTCTCCATAAGAACCCCAAGAATGTGCATGACATGCGAGCATGTCGAGGATACCACTTACTTGCACTTTTCCTATATCGTAGGATGGCACTGTTAGATCTACAGTTGCTTAATATCCTTTTCCAAATTGCTGCTTGTGAAGCTTCTTTTTGTGGAACATGGAAACTGCAGCAAAATGAAGGCATGTCAAACATCAGTCAAGCTTCTATGGTTACATATGATCATGGTACAATGGCGAGATCTCCGGATGAATTTTTGGCATTTGGTTTCCTGGGTGATCTGGAAGGTTTCATGGAAGAAAAGGATTTAGTCAATTGTATTTCAGAGGTTGAAAGTGCTGGTCTGAAGCAGCAAAACTTAAACTGCATGGTGTTGTCAAATGTTGACATGGTTGAGCATGTTCTTCTGGACTGGACGTTGTGGGCAACAGCTACTATTCCTATTCAAATTGCTCTTTTGAGATTTTTAGAGCATTTGGTTTTGATGAATTGGTACAGAATTCATAACCTGGCAATCTTACGGCAGATTAATCTTGTCAAATACTTACTTATAACTATGCAGAGAGATGATATTGAAGTTACTGTGCTAGAAAAGCTGGTTGTCTTGTTGAGAAGTATATTAGGGGATGGATTTATAGGTTCTGAATTAGAACTTGTGGTCAGATTTGTCATTATGTCATTTGGTCCCCCAGAATTGGCAGAGGACCATCAAGTTAGGCGAGAGCCTATGGGAAATCATATTATTGTGAGGAACATGCTACTTGAAATGCTTATTGATTTACAGGTGGCAATAAAATCTGAAGAGGTTCTCGAACAATGGCACAGAATAGTCTCATCAAAATTAATTACATTTTTTCTTGACGAGGCTATTCATCCAACTAGTATGAGATGGGTCATGATACTACTTGGAGTTTGCCTtacttcttcttcattctcacTTAAATTCCATATTAGTGGGGGTTTCCAAGGATTGACTGGCATTCTCCCAAGTTTCTATGACTCTCCTGAAGTATACTACATACTTTTCTGTCTGGTATTTGGCAAAGATGTTTATCCAAGATTACCAGAAGTTCGCATGCTTGATTTTCATGCTCTTATTCCAAGGTGTTTAAGTCAGAATGAGTTAAAATTTGTGGACCTATTAGAATCTGTGGTTGCAATGGCAAAGACTACGTTTGATAAGTTGAGCTTGGAAGCTACTGTAGCATGCGAGGCTGGGGTTCATTCACCAGTCAGTGCTTCCCTAACAGCTGAGCTTGctgaagaaacaaaacacaTTGGAGTAGAGCTCCAGGGAGAAGCCCTAATGCACAAGACATATGCTGCTAGACTAATGGGTGGAACTGCAGAAGCTCCAGCAGCTGCTGCTTCCATTCTAAGGTTCATGGTTGATCTTGCCAAAATGTGCCACCAATTTTCAGCTATCTGCCAACGAGCCGATTTCCTCAAATGCTGTGTTGACTTGTATTTCTCCTGTGTGAG AGCTGCTTGTGCAGTGAAAGcagcaaaaaaaatgaatcagCAGACACCAGGAGACAGGAACTTGAATGATGCTGATGACACACACAGCTTGCAACCTGCATCTTGTTGCTTGTCTAATCAACAGGAACTGCCTTCCAGGACGACCACGAGTACTGGAAGCTTTCCTCAAGTCCAAATAAGTTCCATTTCAGAAGATTTGTCTGGCATCCAGAACATCATCTCTGAAGACTGCAGGAACCAAAGAGGCACCTTTGATCTCATTTCTGGCCAGGCATATTTAGCTCATGCTGTTGGTTCTCAAGAACTTGGGATCCAGCAGAATGAAGAGATGCATTCTTCTCTTCAGCAAACAGATTCCTCCAGTTTTGCATCTTCCTTGGTGCTTGATGCCCCTGCTTTGTCTAGAAAATCTAATTGGAAGGTTGGGCGTGCGAAACTGGCTCCATCAACAATAGTAGCGTTGACTTCTTGGCTTGGTTCTGGTCATTCATCTAGTAAAGCACAGGTTGCTTCTAATCCTTCCacatgtttttcattgtcttGGCATGAAATGGAGTCATCACATGATTTGAAATCTACATTTCAGGGATCCTTGGTTACAAATATGCCATTTACCATTAATTCACAGCTTTTGCTGGAGATGGATGATGCTGGTTCAGAAGGAGGTCCATGTGTTGCATCAGCTAGTGCAGTTCTAGATTTCATTGCAGAAGTGTTTGCTGATATGGTGACAGGGCAAAGTAAAGCTGCACAAGTTATTGAAGGCGTTTTGGAGACTATCCCTCTCTACATTGATATGGAGTCCGCCATTGTTTTTCAAGGTTTGTGCTTAAGTAGATTAATGAACTTCATGGAGAGGCGTCTTCTGTGTGATGATGCGGGCACAGAGAAGGGTCTTGATAAGAACTGTTGGTCTATAAACCTTGACACTATAAGTGGAATGATTGTGGATCGTGTGTATATGGGTGCTTTTCCTCGACCTAGTGGAGTATTGAAAACTTTGGAGTTTTTATTATCCATGTTGCAGTTTTCCAACAAAAATAGGTGTATTCAAGAAGCTATATATACAGGAAAAGGCCAGTTGCCTCTCACTAGAGGAAGTGAACAGCTTGAATTATACATATATTCACTCCTGAAGAATACCAATCGCATGATAATGTACTGTTTCTTGCCCTCATTCTTGAGCACTATTGGAGAAAATGACTTACTTTCAAGAATTGGCTTTCAAGTTGAGCAGAGGAAAAGTGTATTAACAAATATGACGGAAAAAAATACTTCTGAAATTGATATTTGCACCATCTTACAATTGCTAATTGCTCATCAGCGGCTTGTGATATGCCCCGCCAATCTTGATACTGATGTTACTTCTTGTCTTACAATAAACTTGATATGCCTTCTCCGAGATCAAAGACAAAATGTGCAGAAGATGGCAGAAGATCTTCTCAAGTATCTGTTGGTGCATCGCCGTGCTGCCTTAGAGGAGTTGCTTGTTTCTAAAGCAACCCATGGGCAATACTTAGATGTGCTGCATGGAGGTCTTGACAGACTATTAACTGGAAGTTCTTTGGCTTTTTATGACTGGCTTCAGGCATCTGAACAAATTGTCAACAAAGTGTTAAAGCAATGTGCTGCTATAATGTGGGCACAGTTTGTTGCTGGATCAGCAAAGTTCCCTGGTGTGAgaattaaaggtattgaaatGCGCCGGAAAAGAGAAATGGTGCGGAGGTTGCAAGAGGTGTCAAAGTGTGAGTTAAAGCACTTTGAGCAGCTGAATGAGAGGAGAAATGAACTAGGGTTGGTTCGTGAAGGAATGTCAACTGAACTGAGAGTTTTGCAGCTAGACAAATATGGTTCCATACTTCATGCTGAAAGTGAGTGGCAAGGGCAGCTTGAACAATTAGTGCATGAGAGAGGAATCTGCCCTATCGAGAGGTTCATTAATGAGCCTCAGTGGCAACTTTGCCCCATTGAAGGACCATATCGCATGCGTAAGAAACTAGAACGCTGCAAACTGCGAATTGGTTCTATTGAAAGTATTCTGAATAGGCTCCGAGATTTGGAGGGTGATGAGAAAGATGTTGATCATCCACTTGATACTGGAACAGATTTAGGGTCAAATTTTCCCCTTTTATCAGGTAGCAGCAAAAAGAAGTATTTTGATGGTATAGAATATCATGattcattttttgaagaaacagaGGAATCTAATGAAGATCCCTTTTCGGCTCACATTGGTTCAGATGATGATAATCCCAGCAGCAAGACTGAACCAAGTGTTAGTTCTGCTCTTGAGGTCGAAGTTAAGTCGAGCTCCTTTTCTACTCAAAGTGGAGAGAATCCTAAGGTAAGGTCTGATCTAAGTTCGCTTGAGCAATCTACCTCAATAAGTGTTGATAAATCAAAAGATGTTGCCAATAAgttagagaaaaaaatatatgacaATGGTGAACATTTAGTTAGGCCTTTTCTGGAGCCATTTGAAAACGTAAGGTTTTGCTACAATTGTGAACGTGTTATTGGGCTTGATAAACATGATGGAATCTTTCTAGTTGGGGATCTTTGTTTATATGTGATTGAAAACTTTTATATTGATGATGCTGGCCGTATCTGTGAGAAGGAAAGTGAGGACAAACTCTCTGTGATAGATCAAGCTTTGGGTGTAACAAGAGACACCACTGGCAGCTTAGACTTGGAGACTAGTTTCTCTGTGTCTTGGGATATGAGAGTTAAAACTTTGGTCGGTGGTAGAGCTTGGGCCTATGCTGGTGGTGCTTGGGGAAAGGAGAAAATATACAATAGCGGGGATCTGTCTCATCCGCGGCGAATGTGGAAGCTTGATGATgttcatgatattttaaaaCGTGACTATCAGCTACGCCCTGTTGCGGTTGAAATATTTAGTATGGATGGTTGCAATGATCTGCTGGTCTtccacaagaaagaaagagaagaagttTTCAAGAATTTGATGGCAATGGATCTCCTGAAGAATAGCAT GTTGTCCACCACCATAATCTCTGGTTCTTTAAAGCAAGACAATATTGAACAAAGTCGCCTTTTCAGAATTATGGCTCAATCATTTTCCAAGAGATGGCAAAATGGAGAAATTAGCAATTTTCAGTACCTTATGCATCTCAACACTCTTGCTGGACGTGGATACAATGATCTCACACAGTATCCTGTTTTCCCTTGGGTTCTTGCTGATTATGAAAGTGACACCCTAGATCTTTCAGATCCCAAGATCTATCGTAAGCTTGATAAACCAATGGGTTGTCAAACAGCAGAAGGAGAGGAGGAATTTAGGAAAAG gTATGAGAACTGGGATGATCCGGATGTTCCCAAGTTTCATTATGGTTCACACTATTCTACTGCAGCAATTGTACTTTTCTATCTTCTGAGATTGCCACCATTTAGTATTGAGAACCAGAAGCTGCAAGGAGGGCAGTTTGATCGTGCAGACCGCCTTTTCAGTAGCATAAAGGATACATGGTTGAGTGCATCCACCAAGGGCAATACATCTGATGTGAAGGAACTCATCCCAGAATTTTTTTACATGCCTGAGTTCCTAGAGAACAGATTTAATCTAAAATTGGGTGAAAAGCAATCGGGGGAGAAG GTTGGCGATGTGCTGTTACCACCTTGGGCAAAAGGCAGTGCCAGGGAGTTTGTAAGAAAGCACAGAGAAGCACTAGAATCTGATTATGTTTCCGAAAATTTGCACCATTGGATAGATCTTATCTTTGGTCATAAACAAAGAGGAGAG GCGGCAGAAGAATCTGTAAATGTTTTCTATCATTACACATATGAGGGTAGCGTGGATATCGATGCTGTCTCAGATCCTGCCATAAAATCTTCGATCTTGGCACAGATTAATCACTTTGGTCAGACACCTCGGCAGCTTTTCCTTAAACCCCATGGAAAACGTCGCTGTAAGTGGAAGCTGCCTGTTCGCATGCTGCAGCATTGCAACCATTTGATTCCACATGAAGTTCACAAGGCAGCATTTCCTATAACTCAGATAGTGACATTTTATGAAAAGATTCTTGTGGTTGGCATAAATAATCTTCTAGAACCTTTAAGTTACAGCACATATATTGCATGGGGATATCCTGACCGTAGCTTGCGATTTATAAGCTATGATCAGGGCAGGCTTCTGTCAACTCATGAGAACCTTCATGGAGGAAACCAATTGTGGTGTGCTGGAGTTAGCCACGACGGCCAGGTTCTGGTGACTGGTGGTGATGATGGCATTGTGTCTGTTTGGCAAATTGTCAGGGATGGAAACCATGGTCAGCGTCAGTTGCAGTTGAAGAAGACTTTGTGTGCCCACACAGCCAAGATCACATGTTTGTTTGTCAGCCAGCCTTACACTCTGATAGTGAGTGGTTCAGAGGATTGCACTGTTTTACTCTGGGACCTTAATGGCTTGCTATTTGTAAAGCAGCTGCCTGAATTCCCCGCACCTGTTTCAGCGGTGTATGTAAATGACCTGACTGGGGAGATTGTAACTGCGGCTGGTATTCTGCTTGCTGTGTGGAGCATAAATGGTGACTGTTTAGCAGTAGTGAATACATCTCAGCTACCGTCGGATTTGATCATGTCATTAACGGGTTCTGTCTTTTCAGACTGGCTGGAGGCAAATTGGTTTATCAGTGGACATCAGAGTGGAGCCATCAAAGTTTGGCGCATGGTATATTTCTCAGATGAAATGAAGGCAAGCAGTGAAGCTAGTGGCAAGTCTGTCAGCAGTAATAGGATTATGGAAGGGAACCTTGAGTTGGGTGTTAAGTCTGCCGAGTACAGGTTGATGCTTTACAAGGTTCTCAAGGCACACAAAGACCCCGTGTTGGCATTGCATCTCACTTCTGATCTTAAACAGCTATTAAGTGGTGATTCTGGTGGAAACCTGCTCTCATGGACATTGCCTGATGAGAGTGTGAGAAGCTCTTCAAACCAGCACCGTGAAGGGTGA